A window of the Burkholderia sp. 9120 genome harbors these coding sequences:
- the oxlT gene encoding oxalate/formate MFS antiporter, translating into MEHSNSRESGRTAFWHHRWAQLAIGVVCMGLVANLQYAWTLFVVPMDNAHHWGQAAIQTAFTIFIVTETWLVPVEGWLVDKFGPRPVVIGGSLCAALGWIIDAHASSLAALYVAAVIAGIGAGCVYGTCVGMALKWFPDKRGLAAGLTAAGFGAGAAVTVIPIANMIQRSGYEHTFMFFGIFQGVCILLLATMLVRPKPPVGAIAAKRVVASKIDYTPGEMIRSPLFWVLYLMFVFVAAGGIIATAQLGPIAKEYGFAKLPVSLMGITLPLLTMTLSIDNLCNGFTRPLCGFLSDRIGRENTMFMIFLGEGVALLGLMQFGHNPYAFMFFAAAVFLCWGEIFSIFPATCADTFGSKYAAANAGTLYTAKGTASMLVPLASLLSANGGWSTVFISAAVISIAAAVSAKFVLAPMRKRWIDNSGTTAGAAINEARLQPLSGGSRE; encoded by the coding sequence ATGGAACATTCCAACTCACGGGAGAGCGGCCGCACCGCCTTCTGGCATCACCGCTGGGCGCAACTCGCGATCGGCGTCGTGTGCATGGGACTCGTGGCGAACCTGCAATATGCATGGACGCTGTTCGTGGTGCCGATGGACAACGCCCACCACTGGGGCCAGGCGGCGATCCAGACCGCGTTCACGATCTTCATCGTCACCGAAACCTGGCTCGTGCCCGTCGAAGGCTGGCTCGTCGATAAGTTCGGCCCGCGTCCCGTGGTGATCGGCGGCTCGCTGTGCGCGGCGCTCGGCTGGATCATCGACGCGCATGCAAGCAGCCTCGCCGCGCTGTACGTCGCGGCCGTCATCGCCGGTATCGGTGCGGGCTGCGTGTACGGCACCTGCGTCGGCATGGCGCTCAAATGGTTTCCGGACAAGCGCGGCCTCGCCGCCGGTTTGACCGCGGCGGGCTTCGGCGCCGGCGCGGCCGTCACGGTGATTCCGATCGCCAACATGATCCAGCGCTCGGGCTACGAGCATACGTTCATGTTCTTCGGCATTTTTCAGGGCGTTTGCATTCTGCTGCTGGCCACGATGCTGGTGCGGCCCAAGCCGCCTGTCGGCGCGATCGCGGCTAAACGTGTGGTTGCCAGCAAGATCGACTACACGCCCGGCGAGATGATCCGCTCGCCGCTGTTCTGGGTGCTCTACCTGATGTTCGTGTTCGTGGCGGCCGGCGGCATTATCGCGACCGCGCAGCTTGGACCGATTGCAAAGGAATACGGCTTCGCGAAATTGCCGGTCAGCCTGATGGGCATCACGTTGCCGCTGCTCACGATGACGCTGTCGATCGACAATCTGTGCAACGGCTTCACCCGTCCGTTGTGCGGTTTTCTATCGGACCGCATTGGCCGCGAAAACACGATGTTCATGATCTTTCTCGGCGAAGGCGTCGCGTTGCTCGGGCTGATGCAGTTCGGCCATAACCCGTACGCCTTCATGTTCTTTGCCGCGGCCGTGTTCCTGTGCTGGGGCGAGATCTTTTCGATCTTCCCGGCCACCTGCGCGGACACGTTCGGCAGCAAATACGCCGCGGCGAACGCCGGGACGCTTTACACCGCGAAGGGCACCGCGTCGATGCTGGTGCCGCTTGCCTCGCTGCTCTCGGCGAACGGCGGCTGGAGCACGGTGTTCATCTCGGCGGCGGTGATCTCGATCGCCGCAGCCGTCTCCGCCAAGTTTGTCCTCGCGCCGATGAGAAAGCGCTGGATCGACAACTCGGGCACGACAGCCGGCGCGGCGATCAACGAAGCCCGACTGCAACCTTTATCCGGCGGCTCGCGTGAATAA
- the oxc gene encoding oxalyl-CoA decarboxylase has protein sequence MAEADQPAADVTSKQQATETTDGFHLVIDALKLNDIDTIFGLVGIPITDLARLAQAEGMRFIGFRHEQHAGNAAAISGFITQKPGICLTVSAPGFLNGLTALANATTNCFPMILISGSSEREIVDLQQGDYEEMDQLNAAKPYAKAAYRVLHAEDIGIGVARAIRAAVSGRPGGVYLDLPAKLLAQTLDVVKAQQSLVKVVDAAPRQLPAPESVERAFNVLKNAKRPLILLGKGAAYAQADAEIRAFVEQSGIPYLPMSMAKGLLPDTHEQSASAARSFVLENADVVVLIGARLNWLLSHGKGKTWGAQPKQFVQVDISPTEIDSNVAIAAPVIGDIGSCVAALRAGVDTSFMKSNTEWTAAIAERKNKNLAKMAATLDKNPSPMNFHSALRAIRDVLKTRPDINVVNEGANTLDYARSIIDMAEPRKRFDSGTWGIMGIGMGFAIGAAVTTGKPVVAIEGDSAFGFSGMELETICRYDLPVCTIVFNNNGVYRGTDVNPTGGKDVAPTVFVKGARYDRMIEAFGGVGHHATTPEELTKALVEAIASGKPTLINAVIDEAAGTESGRLTNLNPQSAATKK, from the coding sequence ATGGCAGAAGCCGACCAGCCCGCAGCAGACGTTACGTCGAAACAGCAGGCCACTGAGACGACCGATGGATTCCATCTCGTCATCGATGCGCTGAAACTGAACGACATCGACACCATCTTTGGCCTGGTCGGTATTCCCATCACCGACCTCGCGCGGCTCGCGCAAGCGGAAGGCATGCGTTTCATCGGGTTCCGTCATGAGCAGCACGCCGGTAATGCGGCGGCGATTTCCGGCTTTATCACGCAGAAGCCGGGCATTTGCCTGACCGTGTCGGCGCCGGGTTTTCTGAACGGCCTCACGGCCCTCGCCAACGCGACCACCAACTGCTTCCCGATGATCCTGATCAGCGGCTCCAGCGAGCGCGAGATCGTCGACTTGCAGCAGGGCGATTACGAGGAAATGGATCAGTTGAATGCGGCGAAACCGTACGCGAAAGCGGCGTATCGCGTGTTGCATGCGGAGGATATCGGCATTGGCGTAGCGCGGGCAATTCGTGCCGCGGTGTCGGGCCGGCCCGGTGGCGTGTATCTGGATCTGCCGGCCAAGCTGCTCGCGCAAACGCTCGACGTCGTCAAAGCACAGCAGTCGCTGGTGAAGGTAGTCGACGCCGCGCCGCGTCAGTTGCCGGCGCCGGAATCGGTCGAACGTGCGTTCAACGTATTGAAGAACGCCAAACGTCCGCTGATCCTGCTCGGCAAGGGCGCGGCCTACGCGCAGGCCGACGCGGAGATTCGCGCGTTCGTCGAGCAAAGCGGCATTCCGTATCTGCCGATGTCGATGGCCAAAGGCCTGCTGCCCGATACGCACGAGCAATCCGCGTCCGCGGCGCGCTCGTTCGTGCTGGAGAACGCCGACGTCGTCGTGCTGATCGGCGCGCGGTTGAACTGGCTGCTGTCGCACGGCAAAGGCAAGACGTGGGGCGCGCAGCCGAAGCAGTTCGTGCAGGTGGATATTTCGCCGACCGAAATCGACAGCAACGTCGCGATTGCCGCGCCGGTGATCGGCGATATCGGCTCGTGCGTGGCGGCGCTGCGCGCCGGCGTCGATACGAGCTTCATGAAGTCGAACACCGAATGGACCGCCGCGATTGCCGAGCGCAAGAACAAGAATCTCGCGAAGATGGCCGCGACGCTCGACAAGAATCCGTCGCCGATGAATTTTCACAGCGCATTGCGGGCGATTCGCGATGTGCTGAAGACGCGCCCGGACATCAACGTCGTCAACGAGGGCGCGAATACGCTCGACTACGCCCGCAGCATCATCGACATGGCTGAGCCGCGCAAGCGCTTCGACTCGGGCACGTGGGGAATCATGGGGATCGGCATGGGCTTCGCGATCGGTGCGGCGGTGACGACCGGCAAGCCGGTGGTCGCGATAGAGGGCGATAGCGCGTTCGGTTTCAGCGGCATGGAACTCGAAACCATCTGCCGTTACGACCTGCCGGTTTGCACCATCGTGTTCAACAACAACGGCGTGTATCGCGGCACCGATGTGAACCCGACCGGCGGCAAGGACGTCGCGCCGACCGTGTTCGTGAAGGGCGCGCGTTACGACCGGATGATCGAAGCCTTTGGCGGCGTCGGCCACCACGCAACGACGCCGGAAGAGCTGACGAAGGCGCTGGTCGAGGCCATCGCATCGGGCAAGCCGACCTTGATCAACGCCGTGATCGACGAAGCGGCCGGCACCGAAAGCGGCCGCCTGACCAATCTGAATCCGCAAAGCGCGGCAACGAA